The Pseudopipra pipra isolate bDixPip1 chromosome 10, bDixPip1.hap1, whole genome shotgun sequence genome includes the window CCCCACCTGTCCATCCAAGGAGAATTATCTCTGCTTCAGAAAAATGAGTCTGTTCAGTGTAtgtacatttgaaaaaaatgtgtagatTTACTAAAAAGGATAAAACTCcaagagcagccacagctcaTCCATGTGCTTCCACCTCAATTCTCAGGGAGACCTGGGAGCCATCGATGACAAGTATGATGTGGCCATTTCCTCGTCATGTGGAGCCTTGGACCACATTGTTGTGGACACCATTGACACTGCCCAGGCCTGTGTGAACTTCTTGAAGGCAGGAAAGATTGGAGTTGCCACCTTTATAGCCCTGGACAAGGTGAGTCCCAGGGCTTGGGCAAAACTAATTGTTTCACTGTTAATTACAGTCTGATTGTGTTTGCTTTAAAGCCTTAACATCCCTTCGAACGATGGCATGACCTCAGCATTTATCCTAAAGGACATCtccttcctttattttctttgtgggCATAGATGACtgtttgggaaaagaaaatgggaaaaatcccaactcctgaaaataCCCCCCGGCTGTTTGACCTGGTGAAGGTGCAGGACGAGAAGGTTCGCCTGGCGTTTTACTTCGCACTGCGGGACACCCTGGTGACTAAAAACTTGGATGAAGCCACCAGAGTGGCATTCCAAAGGGATAAAAGGTGGAGGGTGGTGACACTGCAAGGACAAATCATCGAGGTGTCAGGTACTGCAGCACACACTCGTGCTTTGTAGCTGATATCGAAGCCCAACCTGTTCTCTGACCTCTTGTCATCCCTTGTGCTGCAGGAACGATGACTGGAGGGGGGAGAATCCTGAAGGGCAGGATGGGATCCTCGGTTGTCGTGGATGTCTCAGAAGAAGAGGTTAGTACAGAATCCTAATGAAAAGGGGAATTCCCTCAGAGTTCCTTAGGGTTTGGCAGTTCAtagcacgtgtgtgtgtgtcctttgAAATCAGCATGAGCAGGGAACAGTGTGGGATGTAACACTGACAATGGTTTATAAAGCCAAAATTCACAAGGTTAGCAGAGGTTATGGTGCTCTTTAGTGCATAAAcgggtggtcaggcattggaaggggctgcccagggaggtgggggagtccccatccctggaggtgtcccaggaaggcctggctgtggcactcagtgctctgggctgggggacagggtggggatggggcacagggtggactccaTGACCTGGacgtcttttccaacctcagtgatcctggGACTGTATTTTTTCACAGCACAGGTGTCATAAGCCCATTATTGAATGTTTAGTCCCATAGTGCTACCTTTGGTAGCTTGGGAACTGACTGGAGGTAGGGATGAGAACATGGAAGATATGGATCATAAGGAACCACTTCTTGCAGAGCAGTCCAACAGAAAAGACAGGTTTGGGCCCTCACTGGTGTCCATGCAAGATTTGTCAAGGAGTGTCAGAACTTGCCTTCCAATTTGTATTTTAGGAATACTTTGGCATATCAGGATgcagtttgctttttcttctgaattctTTTAGGTTTTAATCTGCAGTTGCCCCTCATTTTTCACCATTAGAGCTGATGTTCGTTGCAAATTATCAAATGTCACCTTTTTACTCCACTCGATCCTTGTGTTTGCAGAGCTCTTTGTCTGTGGCAGTGACAGCAGGTAAATGATCCTCTCTTTCTGTGTAGGTGAGTCAGATGGAGGCCCAGCTGCAGAAGGATTCTAAAAGAGCAGTGCAGTGCGAGGAAGAGAAATCCCAGCTGGAAGAGGCCATAAGGAAACTGCAGCAGGACATCTGGGAAATGAGGAACACCTCGGAGAAGTACACGGCCAGTATCCAGGTGAGCAACACCTGAGCTCTGCAGGAGTGTCCTGGAGTGCTTCCCAGCTCCACACAGTCCTGAGGAGAGTCCAAGGACAGGATCCCAACCCCGTTGTGTTCTTGTTCTCCCCAGAGTTTTGCTGAGCAAGAAATTCATCTAAAAAACCAACTCAAGGAACTCGAAGCGAACGTCGTCGCTGCTGCTCCCgacaaaagcaaacagcaggaattggaaaaagccctggagGGTTATAAAAAAGGTACATTTTGTGGAGATGGGGGAGAGATTAAAATGGTAATCAACAGAGGAAGCAATGATTTGGGCTTTGTGCTTCAGTTCCATGTCTTGGTTTGGGACCTCATTTCTTCTAAGGGGGGGTAAAAGGTATTTCTAAAGATtagagagtaaaaaatatttctttttttgcaatttGTCAGGATGaattaaacattaattttagtattttgtttctttggttaGATTTTTCTGGCTGTATGACATACAGATTCATAGGGAAACTGAGTTTAATTGGAACCAGTAATGAGGAGATAATGTTATTAAAGTCAAGTGAAGGCTCTTTCCATGTTCTAACTAGACTGTTACATGAGTATAAAATAAATCCCCTGTGGTCTGTGTTGGGCACACATCCTTGTGAAATAACACTGTTGAGCAGGTGTAGTAACTGCACAGTAACACCAACAGTTGGTGGCCAGTTCTTAAAATTTAACCTTTGAGcattttctcattaaataaatgcaaagagTGAGCTTGGAATAGCTGCTTATGCACTATCTCATGTATTTAAGTACCCTGTGTACATGAAATTATCCAGTTAAGTGTTTAGGGGTTTACACCAGAACAGCTTTGGTAGTAGAAGAGTGTCAGAAAGACGTGGGtggtatttttctgtttgtcacAGTTAAACTTACCATTTTTCACAGTATAAAGAAATATGTGCAGTTCTCAATACAGTGAAAGAGCAGAGCCTAAATCACTTCAATCACTTGATGACTTAAATCTTGATGTTCTCAGCAGTTCCACGGGTGTCACAGTGATTCACCCCCTTTGTTCCTGCCAGGTTATGAGCAGCTGGCTGAGAAAGCCCAGGAAATGGGAACTGAAGTGAAACGGCTGCAGAACCTCATCATGGACATCACCAATAGTAAAGTCAAAGCCCAGCAAGACAAAATTGATAAGATTGACAAAGAGATAGATGAATGTTCCTCTGCCATCACCAAGGCCCAGGTGGCAGCCAGGACTGCAGACAGGTACAGCACTCCCACTCCTCAGGCAGCTCAGGGGAAACACCAGTTTGGGGTTTCTGATCATTTCAAAGTCACATTTAATCAGCAGTTCTCTGATATTTGCCTGGCACTGAACTGCCATATTTCAGCTAAAGATCCAAACTGCCacacacactggagcagttcagATCTGAGGGCACTGatttgatgatgagacctgtcaggaaagaaaatgggGTCTATTTTTGGTGTTAGCTTAGCAATCCATAGTGAATATTTGGAACAAATGTCCAGTCTGTCTctgagagaagaaattaagTCATTTAATGAGGGTTGGCTGCTCTGAGCTTAAGGAAGAcaactttgttttccttggaTACCTCAGGAGTGTGGGAGTTGATGCCTAAACAAGCACTTCCTCCTTGGTTGTCAGCAAATTGTGTCTCGAGGTTATTTTCTGTCACATTTGCCCTTGTTTGGGGTGCACAAACATCTCTGTCCCCCTGCAGGAACCTGACAAAATTTGAGGAGGCTCTTCAGCGCACGGAGAAGGAAATGGAAGAGAATGAGAAGGACATTAAAAACCTGACAGCAGAGCTGACCACGCTGGAGGAGAAAGCCACAGAGGTGATGAATGACTGCAAGCAGGCTGAGGTAGGTGGCACCTCCAGGTAAACCAGGGTGATGACTGACATCCTCACTGTATCCCACTTACAGCCCAATCCCATGCAAATGTTGGTGTACAGCTGCAGACTGACATTCCAAGGAATGGCAGtggtgtatttttatttttttatactcACCTGGAAATTTATCTTGACCCAGTTTGCTGAATATTAGAAAACAACTTACACCAGGTTTCCCCAAGGAAATTATTGGATTTAAAACTTGCttaaaaatagactttttttccagttatgtGGGATTTTAGTTTCCCATCTGGATTTCTGGATGTGAGGGAGGGAAAACAACCAGCATGGCTGAACTTCTTCCAAATACAGCTGGGTTTTGAGCCTGTCTTTCTCTAAAACTGCCTTTTAGCTAAAAGTGTGTGAGTGTAGGACTCAAGATCGTAGTTTGATCCAGATCAGGAATGAAAACATAAACTGCAGCCTATTTTCAGTCACTCCACAATTCAGGGAGCAGCTCATAAATCCAAGGCTGTGTGTTTGTTTGCATCAATCCCTGTAAATAAACACagtgaaaacaaacccacaacccAAGAGAGGGGTGACATTTTTGCAGGTGACTGATGAATGCCCTGTTTTGGTGATTTCTGTCCAGGAAGCTTTGCCAGCaatgcaggaggagaagaagaattTGCTCCAGGAGCTTGAAAGGATTCGGGATGAGGAACATGAACTTCAGAGTGAAGCTCTGAGCATCAAACTGAAAATTGAACAAGTTGACAGTCACATCTCTGCCCACCAGGGAAAGGTTAAATACTGGCAAAAAGAGGTAGGGAAATGGTTGAGGTCCTAAACCTTCAGTCATGGAATtgtgggatggtttgggttgggaagggaccttaaagctcatctcattccacccctgccatgggcagggacaccttccactatcccaggtcccagccctgtccaacctggccttggacacttcagggattcaggggcagccacagcttcatCTCACAGGATGAGCACATGAACATCTCATTAAAACCAGATCATCTGGGATAAAACTCCTCTTCAGCTCACAGTTCAGTGGTGTTTATGCAGGAACAGGATAACGGGGTAAAAGGATATTTATTGTGTTTTTCACATCCTATTTAAAGGGAGTTGTGAAGAACCTTTGAGTGTTCGGAGAAGCTTCACTCTGTACCAACAcagaaaatacttattttagaGTGATAACTGTTAGGATTTGAAAAGATTCCTGGTAGTGGCTGTTGCATTTCAGATCTCCAAGCTGTCCCTGCACCCCATCGAGGACAAGCCCCCCGAGGAGCTGCCGGTGCTGggtgagcaggagctggaggcgCTGCAGGATCCCGACGGGATCACCAAGAGGATCGCGCTGCTGGAGGCCCAGAGGCACGAGATGAAACCCAACCTGGGGGCCATTGCTGAGTACAGGAAGAAGGTAAAGCCTCACCAGGGCCATCCcatctctgggaattccagcaaAAAGGAGGAGTcctgctccttttccttcagGGAATTGCAGTGGAACCCTGGGATTTTCCCATTCCTGTTACCAGCCTGAGAGTTTGTCAGCTCATCCTCAACCAAGTTGTTTTAGGAGCTTCCCTAAGCCTTTTGTATTCCAGATTATCAGCTGAAGGCAACTTCCTtcatgatcttggaggtcctttccaacctaaatcattCCCTGACTCTCCTGTGAATGTTGTATTTAGAGTCAAGTCTTCGCAgctgagacagaaaaaatactgaaagtttTTTCTCCTCACTTCAATAATAGTGGACTATCCATCAGgttaaatactttttattttaatatgatttttccctcagcagcaaaggagaagagagggataattttgggttttttgtttgaggGCTGTTAGCCTGAAATTCttgaaaaaggcattttcaaaTGGTAGGAAAAGTGGTTTAAAATGTAAATCGAGGAGGCACTTCTTTAACTGCATTTCTGTGGTGCTGTTTGTGTTTCCCTGCAGGAGGACCTGTACCTGAAACACGTGGGAGAGCTGGACAACATCACCAACGAGAGGGACAACTTCAGACAGGCCTTTGAAGAGCTCAGGAAGCAGAGGCTGAACGAGTTCATGGCAGGGTTCAATGTCATCACAAACAAGCTCAAGGAGAACTACCAGATGCTCACCCTGGGGGGGGATGCTGAGCTGGAGCTTGTGGACAGTCTGGATCCCTTCTCCGAGGGAATCATGTTCAGGTTGGTCAAAGTACTTCTTAATTGTCATATCCCTTTTCTCAACCTGTTTTTAAGTTGAATTTCACTGATCATCAGTGAACCAAGACAGGCTTGCCATTGGCAAGGTACTGGCACAATTCACAACTTTTTAGGTCTGGGATTCATTTCTCCTGGAGAAATTGGGAACTaacagcagctggaaagctTTGACCTCATTTCCCAGTGCTGAGTTCCCAAAtctgcccaggggatgggggcAGTCACGTGTTGTGCCACAAACGCTCTGAGGAGCATGTTCATGATTTAGGAGTTAAAGAGCACTTGGGAAGGGAattcccaggagctgggaggtgtcccagctcccaggacaGCCCCGTTCCAGCAGGTTGGGCTCAGCCACACCCCAGCTGGGTGGGTAAGTCAGGAAACCCCTCCCTGTTTGCAGCGTTCGGCCTCCCAAGAAGAGCTGGAAGAAGATCTTTAACCTGTCGGGGGGTGAGAAGACGCTGAGCTCGCTGGCGCTGGTGTTTGCCCTGCACCACTACAAACCCACCCCCCTGTACTTCATGGACGAGATCGACGCCGCCCTCGACTTCAAGAACGTCTCCATCGTGGCCTTTTACATCTACGTGAGTACCAGGGGcaccctctgcctgctcccttCCCACCAGCACACACAGGCTGGCAGCACAACTACAGCACAGTTTGGATCTGCAAGGACAGCTCTCAGGGGAAGCTCAGGAGGAAGCAGATTTCCAGAAAGGGCTTGAAATTTTGCTCTCTGCgtgttttttttaagctccTAAGTTTGATGCTTTCCCAAAGCGAGGGGACTAATGGAGGATTTACGAGTGTTTTCCCTACAAATCCTCTTTCATAAGTTGTCTAAAGAGAGCTGGAATTTGCCAAAGGTGCCACATCTCCATGTGCTGTTTCCTCTttaaaatcccccaaaccctCAGCTCCTGTCAGCTGAGAGTACACAACTAATTGAGCTCTCAGTGATGCCTCCATGTATCCAAGCTCATGATCTCTCAGGAGCAGGCAAGGTTGGATTTATACTTCCATTTCATTCCCATGAGCTGTCCCATCAGTGTCTCTGATCTGTCTTGATTAGTaggttttttcctgcctttaaaAGTCCCTCCCTCACCATATTTAAGCAAAGCAAACCCTTCCAGCTACGGTTGTGGCTGCCAGTTAAACCTGGCATGTTCAGAATTATCCCAAATGTCACCACCAGTTTTCGGAACAGGTGGCAAGGATTAGGATCAGCTACTTTAAATTAGGGAAACACCTGGAAattccctgcctgcagctgtaGGTTTAAACTTGGCTTCCACAGTGTGTCCACAAAGGAGGGTCCATCACCCACAGGTGAGCCAAGGGTTTAATTCCAGCTGCAGTTTAGACTGACACAGACAGTTAAAACCTAGTACTGAGTTTagcttttaaatgcaaatttaacTTAATGTAGAGCTGTAGGTTGTATTTTGTGCACAACTTTGAACTTCCATGAGCAGCCTAGTCTGTgcaagatgtccctgcccacagcaggggtggaactggatgggctttaaggtcccttccaaccccaaccattccatgtttctgtcctggagaaaaggggctcagagccctgAACTTACCCTGAGACTGGTGGGCTCTTAAGCacaaaatcagttttatttctaaagcaCCACCAAGTTCAGACACTGTTACCTGTTGTGCCTCAGGGTCACACAGCCAGTGCTGGTTGAGGCTGGTCCTCATTAGCAGAGGGTTTGCTTTCCCCTCTTCAAATCCACGGGAATTGATTTTCCTGGTCACTCTCAAAGCAACCCTGGCTCTGACAGTCCAGGTGACCCAGCAATACCCCCCTCCAGCCTTGTGGGATTCCTGGAACGAGGATGGGAGCAGGAACTCTGTGGCTGGTGATGACTCCTCAGTCCTGTCCCCTGGGCACGGGGCTCCCACCAGGACAGAGCTTTGGGAATGCTGGGCACTCACAAGCCCTTTGTGTTTCAGGAGCAAACCAAGAACGCCCAGTTCATCATCATCTCCCTGCGCAACAACATGTTCGAGATCGCCGACAGGCTCATCGGCATCTACAAGACCCAGAACACCACGAAAAGTGTGGGCACCAACCCCAAAAGCATCGCTCTGAAGGGACTGCAGGAACTGGCTGCCCTGGAAGGGAGAGCCCAGAGCCAGGGGGGACCCCAGAGCCAGGAGGGCCCAAgtgccctccctgctgctgctttttaagTCTGTCTGAgctacttttattttgttttgtacaTTTTGTTAATAAAACCCCACCTCGATAAACTGTCATGCAAAAACTGAGGAAGGGGGGAGCTTGTTGAGGGGGGCAAAGGTAAGATTTCAGTCCATGTCAGGGAAACAGGACACTGGAACTACCTCCCTGTGAGCCTCCCATGtcctgggaagagcagggagcagatccTGCTGGAAGCTGGGCCAAGGCccagggagggagtgggaacAGCCACctccagagctgcctccagctctgggatccccagctcaggaaggatgtggggctgcaggagatgctctgagggctggagcccctctggagacaactccctgctcctcccctctCCGTGAGGGATCAGGGGAGGGTCTGCAGTGAGGGAGGGAAGGTGATGTGATGGCCAGTCCTGCTGTAAGAACAGGCTTTATTTGTAGGCAAACCTTGGAAAATAACAGTGTTACAGGTGTCAGTCAGCGGTAAAGGCACTTTAAATTCCtgtcatgaaaaataaaattgtattagaaattcttttaaaaaggaaaataaaagatagGAAGGGGGGTAGGAAATGCAGCCTCATGGGGCAGTGAACAGACCTTCAGGACTGGAGACTGATGTGTCAAGTGCAGcctcccagcagtgctcagGACAAAAACAAATTGCCAGTTTTACTGGGGAATTGGTATGAGAGCACTCACACAGTCCCAGCACACACCTGGAACACCTTTCCAAAACTGAGCAGTGGGATGGGTGGGATTTGCCACTGGAACTCTGAAAGATGACAGAAAAACTCAGGAACAAGTTCCAGGCACAgctcccatcccagtgtcctcctgctcctccccctGGGACACTCCACACCCCCCAAGCTGCACCTGGGCTGGACTCGGGCTTTGTCAACACTGGGATAGCAGGATTGGGATCAACTTTAGGCTTAAGGAATGTAACAGTATCACCTCTGAGGACTGACCTTGCATGAACTGGCAGCAGGTGGGATTTGGCAGGATCCCACAGCACCTGCTGATAACAGGCAAGTTTGGGGTTCAAAACCCCAAGTTCAAGGAGTTAAAGGGCAGGTTCAGAAATTCAATCCCTGCTTACAAACCACATCAGCCAAGGaatgctgctgggctgggagagagaattatttttatgaGGTCAAATAcccatttctgtgtttttctcaaCTCAATCCCCAGTGAATTGTCGCTCACTGCCTTGTGCTGGTGGAACTGCAGCACTTGGAGCCTCTCCCAGGGCTTGATCCAGCCTGGTAAAGGCTAAACCTGGCTCCATTTAGGCTGGAGCAGCTCAAAACCAGCAAATGGTGCCAGTGAGCACCTGAGGGCAGAATAAACCCCTGTCCAGGGACAGGTCTCTGTGCTGACAATCAAAAGGTTAAATATAAATTCGCATTCCTGGTCAGGTAAAGAGCTCCTGATGTCTGAAGTCCTCCTACCCCGGACTCCAGCAGGAGTTTTGCCACTTCCTGcagtgtgtttgtgttttcacAACACCCTAAATGATTTAGGAAAAGtcagggagcagtgggaggtctctccctgccagcccagacCCCCCAACGTGGCACAGCTGGGTCTAAAACCTGGGTGTGCATCCAAGGTCCTGCTCAGCAGGAGAGGATGGGAGAGGAGGAACATGGGAAACACACAAAGTTATTACacacaggataaaaaaaatgacaaaaagggTGAAATCATGTCCTTCACTCTACCCAGAACCAAAAACTGAGCACCAGGGCCACGAGCACAGACCTCAAAGAGCACAAATGTCTCTGTTCCAACACGGTCACAGGCCAGGAAGCACAGAAAGGGAGTTTCTTGCACACGGGGGGCAGTGCCGGCCCTTTGCAGCTGAGGGGTCCTGATAACCTCTCATGTTtgtattaaaaaacaatttcaaaagACATTACTAAAAATAAGAGAGTCCATGTTGAAGGAGTTTTCAGAGCTGAGACTCAGATTCCCACGTGTGAGCTGGTTCCAGCTGCTGGTCCTGCCTGGATCCCGGCTGGAACAAACACCTCAGTGGGACAGAGAGCCCTCTTTGGTGCAAATGTTTACTTCACTAAGACGTAGCTCAGAGGAAATCCAGGCACTAGAGAAAAGGAAGGATATGGGAATAGAAGGGAAAAGTGTAGAGCTTTAATAATCCAGCTTTTCAGTGGAAATCAAAACTAATCCTGGATTCCTGCACTGGGCCATCACCTACTCTCGGAAGCAGTCAAAGGGGACAATTCTCCTGCAGAACCCCATCAGGGAGGTGAATGGGTGGCACAGCCCATCCACAGCCTTCTGCAGGTGGGAGCAGGAATGCTGATagagctggagcaggaattCCGAGATCCACGCGGGAGCAGCCTGGATGGCCCCGGGGGGCAGTGCCCTGTGCAGGACGAGCAGGGTGCCCGCcaggcccagcagcagcagcagcagcacggTGGGCAGGCTCACGGGGGGCAGGCTCAGGGCACACACCCACTTGCTGCCTTCCACAGTTTCCTTCCCAGGGCATTTGCTGcactgtttcctcctgggaATCAGCATCAGTTTTGGAGGGGGGATCTTGTGGATCTGACCTATTTCAGTTTTAGCCCACACGTCCTTCAGCAGGTCCTCCATCCTTGGACAAATCTCCAGAGGTTTCACATCCGGCAGTTCCTTCTCCCTCAGGGCCCTGACCcgctgctgcagctcctccagcttctccaggcacagcagggGGGACTTCTCTTTCCGAATAGAGGAATTCAGGTACTTGAGCTCAATCTCCTCCACCTTCAGTTTGCTCACACTCTCCAGCAGGGGCTCGTATTCCCGCAGGAAGCGCCTGTTGAGCTCATCCAGAGCGCCCAGCAGAGCTTGTTTCTTGTGCTCCAAGGTGTCCCCGAGCTTTTTGAAGTACTGCCCCACGACGTCCCTCTCGCTGCTCAGGAGCTTCTCCCACTGGGATTTCTGCGTCGTCAGCTTCATGTagcacagcagcacctcccGCCAGTATTTCTCcggcagctgctcctgcagtttTCCCGCGGCCTCCCTGGCCTTCCTGTGGGCGCTGTGCAGGTCCCCGATGGGGTGCCCGCGGTGCTGCCCTATGGTGAGGCACTGCCCGCACACCAGCTGCCTGTCCAGCAGGCAGTAAATGTTGAGGGGCTGCCGGGGGTGCTCCCGGCACGTCTCCACATCCCAGGGCTCTTCCTGCCGGCACTTCTCAATGACGGCCTTGAGGGCGAAGTTGATGGGCAGGGATTCCAGCCCGGCGGCGGGAATGTCCACCAGGGCCCGGCAGTTGGGGCACTTGAGGCGCCTCCGGATGGAAAAGGTGTCGGAGCGCTGGAGAACCCCCTGCAGGCATTCCCTGCAGAAggtgtgggagcagggaagcacCCGGGGATCCTGGTAAATGCCGCAGCAAACGGCACAGGtcagctcctcctccagccgCTCCATGGCCTGCGCGGggaaagcaaacacaaacaaaGGGCTTCAGCTCCTCCACAATCACTGCAGTGACCCCAGCGGGGCAGTTCCTGACCAGGAATTCCCACCTCGGCAGTTCATTGccaaggggaaaagaaaggcaaaataataatgaaagtGAACAGTTCAGTGAGTTCAGCAAATTCTGAGCTGCACTCGGGAGCCAAGCGAGCACCCACATCCAACCTCTGCCTTAAAAAGCCAGGGAAAGCAGGAATCTGCCACTAGATGTTTTTTACGATGGGAAGCAGTAGCAAAGTGGTAAAAGCAAAACTAGAATTTCTAAATAACCTCAGAATTATGAACGATTTCTCCCACCGCTTCCAACATGAGAATAGAACAAGAAGTACAGAcgcttttttttctcccctcactTCAAACGTTACTTTTGTAACATAAAATAGTCATTAGAGCATTAAACAGTCACATTTACTAGAAGCTCTCTGGAGGTTCTGGCACTAACAATCCAACTCAGCAGCCCTTACAGACACCACCACTACCAGGATTAGATTTTTGTGTGCTATTCCTGGGTTACTTTAAGCACCAAACTCAAAAACTTTCACTTTCCATCCTTTGTGATGTGTTGCCTCATTTTTTCTTTGCCAGCTTAGTGAAATCAGTGTTAAATCCCAAATGACAGTAACACTAAAGCCAGTTTTCCTGATAAATCATGatttttgtttccattctgCTAAAAACACGAGGGAATTGGTACCAAGTTTCCTCCTCTTCGTGCCACGTTTTCCTGCCCCTCCACCAGTTTTAGTCAGAGGCTTTGCTGCACTGCAACAAGAAATTGAGTTTTCAGCATCAAAACCCATCAATCTGGGGTCTAAATCAAAATCTGCCAACAACAACCTGGAGCAGGGCTCACAATGAGGGAGGGTGGGAGCTGAACACCCAAAGCCCAGTTCTCTGAGGGTTAAATGAGCCCTGAGCACAGAAACCTGCTCTGGTGGCACAGAAATGAGCCTGGCTTATCTCACTGGCTGGGGTTGGGTCCAaaagggcagtgctgggcttaATTAGGGTGAAACAATGCCAAAAAATCAACTAAAAACTTTAatttattagtttatttttaatttaccaTCAGCCAATTCAATCTGTATGTTCTTAAGTCAACTTTATATTCAAAACACAGGCTGATTAATTCAgctctaagaaaaaaaaaaaaattaaaaaatccatgCAGCACACTTTCAGATAAATTATCACAAAATGTTGGTTCACTTCtttgaattctttttaaaaggagaCCTTGAGAACAGCTGGGAGAAAATCTCCTAGAGTGAGACATAATTCCATATAATTCCTAAGAACTGCCCTTTAAAAGCAGAATGACAAAGAGTGTCAGCATTTATAACCAACTGCTGCATTCTCCTCAGTAAAGAGAATTCAGATCAGGTCCAACAAACATTTAACAAAAGACCTTCGTGACAATGACACTAAAGCTATTTTTTACTAAATAAAGGCCATGAGGTTATTCCTCTTTTCACTGGGAAGCCACAGGCCTTTATTTCCCAGCTTTTCCAATCAGCCACTGTAGCAACACTGGGTTATTAATTCCATGTTTTTAAGTGATGCTTCAGACACTGGAACTAAAGAAATGTGACAATAACAAAGGGAGCTGAGCAACAAATCTATTCCACTGTctagataattattttttataattaattCCCATAGGAACTA containing:
- the TRIM59 gene encoding tripartite motif-containing protein 59, translated to MERLEEELTCAVCCGIYQDPRVLPCSHTFCRECLQGVLQRSDTFSIRRRLKCPNCRALVDIPAAGLESLPINFALKAVIEKCRQEEPWDVETCREHPRQPLNIYCLLDRQLVCGQCLTIGQHRGHPIGDLHSAHRKAREAAGKLQEQLPEKYWREVLLCYMKLTTQKSQWEKLLSSERDVVGQYFKKLGDTLEHKKQALLGALDELNRRFLREYEPLLESVSKLKVEEIELKYLNSSIRKEKSPLLCLEKLEELQQRVRALREKELPDVKPLEICPRMEDLLKDVWAKTEIGQIHKIPPPKLMLIPRRKQCSKCPGKETVEGSKWVCALSLPPVSLPTVLLLLLLGLAGTLLVLHRALPPGAIQAAPAWISEFLLQLYQHSCSHLQKAVDGLCHPFTSLMGFCRRIVPFDCFRE